In Sparus aurata unplaced genomic scaffold, fSpaAur1.1, whole genome shotgun sequence, a single window of DNA contains:
- the LOC115577550 gene encoding major histocompatibility complex class I-related gene protein-like — protein MRTLLLLLLFCHVSSPVLHSMKHFITASTGIPNSQELVATLEVDELLMGLCDSNKGLDVKDVAKSFFTKYPERLEWYKQGCLNVLPIFKPRINRLMRLYNQSEGVHVLQEVNGCEWDDETEEVKGFVQFGYDGKDFLELDLKTFTWMALRPEAVIAKPIWDASKVGVGVVDYYKTAFTLIYPELLKKYVEYGRSFLLRTELPSVSLLQKTPSSPVSCLATGFYPHRASLVWRKDGEELHEEVDHGEILPNHDGTFQMSVDLNLSSVTPEDWTRYDCVFQLYGVNEDIITKLEKDRIRTNEVKSSNMTVLVTAAVVVLALILIGAAGFIVYKKKKAISPPSYYLDEQPLDFLWREPGRC, from the exons tgctacactCCATGAAGCATTTCATAACTGCATCAACTGGAATCCCAAACAGCCAAGAACTTGTGGCGACACTAGAAGTTGATGAACTTCTGATGGGGTTATGTGACAGCAACAAAGGGCTGGATGTAAAGGACGTTGCGAAATCATTCTTCACAAAGTATCCTGAGCGGTTGGAGTGGTACAAACAAGGATGTCTCAATGTGTTGCCAATCTTTAAACCCCGCATAAACCGTTTGATGCGTCTCTACAACCAAAGTGAAG gtgtccatgttttacaaGAGGTGAAtggctgtgagtgggatgatgagactgaagaggtcaaaggtttcGTTCAGTTTGGTTATGATGGAAAAGACTTCTTGGAATTGGatctgaaaacatttacatggaTGGCTCTAAGACCTGAGGCTGTCATCGCCAAACCGATATGGGATGCCAGTAAAGTAGGAGTAGGAGTAGTGGACTACTATAAGACTGCTTTTACTCTGATTTATCCAGAGTTGCTAAAGAAGTATGTGGAATACGGGAGGAgctttctgctgagaacag AGCtcccctcagtgtctctcctccagaagactccctcctctccagtcagctgcctcgctacaggtttctaccctcacagagcctcactcgtctggaggaaagatggagaggagcttcatgaggaggtggaccacggagagatcctccccaaccacgatggaaccttccagatgagtgttgacctgaacctttcatccgtcacacctgaagactggacgaggtacgactgtgtgtttcagctctatgGTGTGAACGaggacatcatcaccaaactggagaaagatcggatcagaaccaacgaag TGAAGTccagtaacatgaccgtcctcgtcactgctgcagtggttgttcttgctctcattctcatcggtgctgctggattcatcgtttacaaaaagaagaaag ccatcagccctccatctt attatcttgatgAACAACCCTTAGACTTCTTgtggagggaaccagggcgatgctaa
- the LOC115577552 gene encoding major histocompatibility complex class I-related gene protein-like: protein MRTLLLLLLFCHVSSPVLHSLKYFITSSTGIPNIPEFVLTVEADELLTKYCDTNKMLEVKHDIAKSFFIKYPEWLEWYRQQCFHFFPNTFKNLTNSLMSVFNQSGGVHVLQETGGCEWDDETDEVKGFAQIGYDGKDFLELDPKTFTWVALRPEAVIAKIRWDADEVLRKFYKASLTEFYPEDLKQYVDYAGSSLLRTELPSVSLLQKTPSSPVSCLATGFYPHRASLVWRKDGEELHEEVDHGEILPNHDGTFQMSVDLKLSSVTPEDWTRYDCVFQLSGVKEDIITKLEKDRIRNNLVKSSNMTVLVTAAVVVLALILIGAAGFIVYKKKKGEREKGKISLL from the exons atgagaacattattgttgttgcttctcttctgtcacgtttcatcaccag tgctacactCTCTGAAGTATTTCATAACTTCATCAACTGGAATCCCAAACATCCCAGAATTTGTGCTGACAGTAGAAGCTGATGAACTTCTGACGAAGTATTGTGACACCAACAAAATGCTGGAAGTGAAACATGACATTGCAAAATCGTTCTTCATAAAGTATCCTGAGTGGTTGGAATGGTACAGACAacagtgtttccatttttttccaaacaccTTCAAAAACTTGACAAACAGTTTGATGAGTGTCTTCAACcaaagtggag gtgttcaTGTTTTACAAGAGACGGGaggctgtgagtgggatgatgagactgaTGAGGTGAAAGGTTTTGCTCAGATTGGTTATGATGGAAAAGACTTCTTGGAAttggatccaaaaacatttacatgggTCGCTCTAAGACCTGAGGCTGTCATCGCCAAAATCAGATGGGATGCTGATGAAGTTTTGAGAAAATTCTATAAGGCTTCTTTGACTGAGTTCTATCCAGAAGACCTGAAGCAGTATGTGGACTATGCGGGGAGCtctctgctgagaacag agcttccctcagtgtctctcctccagaagactccctcctctccagtcagctgcctcgctacaggtttctaccctcacagagcctcactcgtctggaggaaagatggagaggagcttcatgaggaggtggaccacggagagatcctccccaaccacgatggaaccttccagatgagtgttgacctgaaactttcatcagtcacacctgaagactggacgaggtacgactgtgtgtttcagctctctggtgtgaaggaggacatcatcaccaaactggagaaagatcggatcagaaACAACTTgg tgaagtccagtaacatgaccgtcctcgtcactgctgcagtggttgttcttgctctcattctcatcggtgctgctggattcatcgtttacaaaaagaagaaaggtgagagagaaaaaggaaagatttcactactttga